One genomic window of Mastomys coucha isolate ucsf_1 unplaced genomic scaffold, UCSF_Mcou_1 pScaffold8, whole genome shotgun sequence includes the following:
- the Amacr gene encoding alpha-methylacyl-CoA racemase, which yields MVLRGVRVVELAGLAPGPFCGMVLADFGAEVVRVDRLGSAEDRSFLARGKRSLALDLKRPPGAGVLRRLCARADVLLEPFRCGVMEKLQLGPETLLQVNPKLIYARLSGFGQSGIFSKVAGHDINYLALSGVLSKIGRSGENPYPPLNLLADFGGGGLMCTLGIVLALFERTRSGQGQVIDANMVEGTAYLSSFLWKTQPTGLWAQPRGQNLLDGGAPFYTTYKTADGEFMAVGAIEPQFYALLLKGLGLKSEELPTQMSIADWPEMKKKFADVFAKKTKAEWCQIFDGTDACVTPVLTFEEALHHQHSQERASFITDVEQCPSPRPAPLLSRTPAVPSAKRDPSIGEHTVEVLREYGFSQEEIRQLHSDRIIESNKLKASL from the exons ATGGTTCTGCGCGGCGTCAGGGTTGTGGAGCTGGCAGGCCTGGCCCCGGGGCCGTTCTGCGGGATGGTCCTGGCGGACTTCGGCGCCGAGGTGGTGCGCGTGGACCGGCTGGGCTCCGCGGAAGACAGGAGCTTCCTGGCCCGAGGCAAGCGCTCGCTGGCGCTGGACCTGAAGAGGCCTCCCGGAGCCGGGGTATTGCGGCGCTTGTGCGCACGCGCGGACGTGCTGCTGGAGCCCTTCCGCTGCG GTGTCATGGAGAAACTCCAGCTTGGGCCAGAGACTCTACTACAGGTCAATCCAAAGCTCATCTATGCCAGGCTGAGTGGATTTGGCCAGTCAGGAATTTTCTCCAAAGTAGCTGGCCATGACATCAACTATTTGGCGTTATCAG GCGTTCTGTCAAAGATCGGCAGAAGTGGTGAGAACCCATACCCGCCGCTGAATCTCCTGGCCGACTTTGGTGGTGGGGGCCTCATGTGCACACTGGGCATTGTGCTGGCCCTCTTTGAACGCACACGTTCTGGCCAAGGGCAGGTCATTGATGCGAACATG GTGGAAGGAACAGCTTACTTAAGTTCTTTCCTGTGGAAAACCCAGCCCACGGGTCTGTGGGCACAGCCTCGAGGACAAAACCTGTTAGATGGAGGTGCACCTTTCTACACAACCTACAAGACAGCAGATGGGGAGTTCATGGCTGTAGGTGCAATAGAACCCCAGTTCTATGCACTGCTGCTTAAAG GACTTGGACTCAAGTCTGAGGAACTCCCCACCCAGATGAGCATAGCAGATTGgccagaaatgaagaagaaatttgCAGATGTGTTTGCAAAGAAGACTAAGGCAGAATGGTGCCAGATCTTTGATGGAACAGATGCATGTGTGACCCCAGTGTTGACTTTTGAGGAGGCTCTCCACCACCAGCACAGCCAGGAACGGGCCTCCTTCATCACTGATGTGGAGCAGTGTCCAAGCCCCCGCCCTGCACCTCTACTTTCCAGAACTCCTGCTGTTCCATCTGCCAAAAGGGATCCTTCTATAGGCGAGCACACTGTAGAGGTGCTTAGAGAATATGGATTCAGTCAGGAAGAGATCCGTCAGCTGCACTCGGATAGAATCATTGAGAGTAATAAGCTAAAAGCCAGCCTCTGA